One part of the Streptomyces nigra genome encodes these proteins:
- a CDS encoding phosphatidylinositol-specific phospholipase C/glycerophosphodiester phosphodiesterase family protein, with protein MALTTRRRALTTLGAALAGAAALPVARAQAGEHPHHPRPLWRAHAHNDYEHPRPLLDALDHRFGSVEADVHLVDGRLLVAHDPEDLDPARTLETLYLDPLAARVRAHHGRVYAGARRSFQLLIDLKTEGSSTYLALDRLLARHRHLFTTYAHGRVHPGPVTAVISGDRAARAPMEAQTFRRAFYDGRLSDLGTAAPASLIPLISDNWTLNFTWLGSGPFPDAERRKLHALTDAAHSRGQRVRFWATPDTPGPARDALWTELLAAGVDHLNTDDLAGLEAFLDSHRRI; from the coding sequence ATGGCCCTCACCACCCGTCGCAGAGCCCTCACCACCCTCGGCGCCGCCCTCGCCGGCGCGGCCGCCCTCCCCGTGGCCCGCGCGCAGGCCGGCGAACACCCGCACCACCCCCGCCCGTTGTGGCGGGCCCACGCCCACAACGACTACGAGCACCCGCGGCCCCTCCTCGACGCCCTCGACCACCGCTTCGGCAGCGTCGAGGCCGACGTCCACCTCGTCGACGGCCGGCTCCTGGTGGCGCACGACCCCGAGGACCTCGACCCCGCCCGCACCCTGGAGACCCTGTACCTCGACCCGCTCGCCGCCCGCGTCCGCGCCCACCACGGCCGGGTGTACGCCGGTGCCCGCCGCTCCTTCCAGCTGCTGATCGACCTCAAGACCGAGGGCTCCTCGACCTACCTCGCCCTCGACCGGCTCCTCGCCCGTCACCGCCACCTGTTCACGACGTACGCCCACGGCCGGGTGCACCCGGGTCCGGTCACCGCCGTGATCTCCGGGGACCGCGCCGCCCGCGCCCCGATGGAGGCCCAGACGTTCCGCCGCGCCTTCTACGACGGCCGGCTCAGCGACCTCGGCACCGCGGCGCCCGCCTCCCTCATCCCGTTGATCAGCGACAACTGGACGCTCAACTTCACCTGGCTCGGCTCCGGCCCCTTCCCGGACGCCGAGCGCCGCAAGCTGCACGCCCTCACCGACGCCGCCCACTCCCGCGGTCAGCGCGTCCGCTTCTGGGCCACCCCCGACACGCCCGGCCCCGCCCGCGACGCCCTCTGGACCGAACTGCTCGCCGCCGGCGTCGACCACCTCAACACCGACGACCTCGCCGGCCTGGAGGCCTTCCTCGACAGCCACCGCCGTATCTAG
- a CDS encoding acyl-CoA dehydrogenase family protein — MTDAVELRRRTQELLAAHPPATTDRLDFLRARFDAGLAWVHYPEGLGGLGAPRSLQVVVDAELEAAGAPDNDPRRIGIGLGMAAPTILKYGTEEQKQRFLRPLWTGEEVWCQLFSEPGAGSDLAALGTRAVRESDTWVVNGQKVWTSSAHLARWAILIARTDPDVPKHAGITYFLCDMTDPGVEVRPLRQITGEAEFNEVFLTDVRIPDSRRLGEVGDGWRVAQTTLNNERVAIGGMRLPREGGMIGPVAKTWRDRPELRTHDLHQRLLKLWVDAEVSRFTAERLRQQLVAGQPGPEGAGMKLAFARLNQEISGLEVELRGEEGLLYDDWTMRRPEQVNFTGRDAGYRYLRSKGNSIEGGTSEVLLNIVAERVLGLPAEPRTDKDVAWKDLAR, encoded by the coding sequence ATGACCGACGCCGTCGAACTGCGCCGGCGCACCCAGGAGTTGCTGGCCGCGCACCCGCCGGCCACGACCGACCGCCTGGACTTCCTGCGCGCCCGCTTCGACGCGGGCCTCGCCTGGGTGCACTACCCCGAGGGCCTGGGCGGCCTCGGCGCGCCCCGCTCCCTCCAGGTCGTCGTGGACGCCGAACTGGAGGCCGCCGGCGCCCCCGACAACGACCCGCGCCGCATCGGCATCGGCCTCGGCATGGCCGCCCCGACCATCCTCAAGTACGGCACCGAGGAGCAGAAGCAGCGCTTCCTGCGGCCTCTGTGGACCGGCGAGGAGGTCTGGTGCCAGCTCTTCAGCGAGCCCGGCGCCGGCTCCGACCTGGCCGCGCTCGGAACGCGCGCGGTGCGTGAGAGCGACACATGGGTCGTCAACGGGCAGAAGGTGTGGACGTCCAGCGCCCATCTCGCCCGCTGGGCCATCCTCATCGCCCGTACCGACCCGGACGTGCCCAAGCACGCGGGCATCACCTACTTCCTGTGCGACATGACCGACCCCGGTGTCGAGGTCCGTCCGCTGCGGCAGATCACCGGCGAGGCCGAGTTCAACGAGGTGTTCCTCACCGACGTCCGCATCCCCGACAGCCGCCGGCTCGGCGAGGTCGGTGACGGCTGGCGGGTCGCCCAGACCACCCTCAACAACGAGCGCGTCGCCATCGGCGGCATGCGGCTGCCCCGCGAGGGCGGCATGATCGGCCCGGTCGCCAAGACCTGGCGCGACCGCCCCGAACTGCGTACCCACGACCTGCACCAGCGGCTGCTGAAGCTGTGGGTGGACGCCGAGGTGTCCCGTTTCACCGCCGAACGGCTGCGCCAGCAGCTCGTCGCCGGGCAGCCCGGCCCGGAGGGCGCCGGCATGAAGCTCGCCTTCGCCCGCCTCAACCAGGAGATCAGCGGCCTGGAGGTCGAACTGCGCGGCGAGGAGGGCCTGTTGTACGACGACTGGACCATGCGCCGGCCGGAGCAGGTGAACTTCACCGGCCGCGACGCCGGGTACCGCTATCTGCGTTCCAAGGGCAACAGCATCGAGGGCGGGACCAGCGAGGTCCTGCTGAACATCGTCGCCGAGCGCGTCCTGGGCCTGCCCGCCGAGCCGCGCACCGACAAGGACGTCGCCTGGAAGGACCTCGCCCGATGA
- a CDS encoding DedA family protein, whose protein sequence is MMAVNPTDGDAVLATFGALGVLVVIFAESGLLVFGFFLPGDTLLLPAGVLCAAGAGQGPHLVLWQVLLCAAAGALLGGQVGYLIGRHGGRALLARTSRPRVREAAARAETLLARYGYGKALVIGRFVPLVRTVLHPAAGALGVPARTFTVWQIVGGLLWSQSLVLAGYALGHSVPDIESYLLPLIAVVVVLSLLPALPVLARARRERRDR, encoded by the coding sequence TTGATGGCCGTCAACCCGACCGACGGCGACGCGGTCCTGGCCACGTTCGGCGCCCTCGGCGTCCTGGTGGTGATCTTCGCCGAGTCCGGTCTGCTGGTGTTCGGCTTCTTCCTGCCCGGCGACACCCTGCTCCTGCCGGCCGGGGTCCTGTGCGCGGCCGGCGCGGGCCAGGGACCGCACCTCGTGCTGTGGCAGGTCCTGCTGTGCGCGGCGGCCGGGGCCCTGCTCGGCGGCCAGGTCGGCTATCTGATCGGCCGGCACGGCGGCCGGGCGCTGCTGGCCCGCACCTCCAGACCCCGGGTGCGCGAGGCGGCGGCCCGCGCGGAGACCCTGCTCGCCCGGTACGGCTACGGCAAGGCGCTGGTGATCGGCCGTTTCGTGCCGCTGGTGCGCACGGTCCTGCACCCGGCGGCCGGCGCGCTCGGCGTCCCCGCGCGCACGTTCACGGTGTGGCAGATCGTCGGTGGACTGCTCTGGTCGCAGAGCCTCGTCCTGGCCGGCTACGCCCTGGGCCACTCCGTCCCGGACATCGAGTCCTATCTGCTCCCTCTGATCGCCGTCGTCGTGGTGCTCTCCCTGCTGCCCGCCCTGCCGGTCCTCGCCCGGGCCCGGCGCGAGCGGCGCGACCGCTGA
- a CDS encoding ATP-dependent DNA ligase produces the protein MLLTRLANVSQEVAATSARSRKIALLAELFRDAEADDVPLVIPYLAGRLPQGRLGVGWKVLSRPVPPAAEPTLTVREVDARLTALGKVSGAGSQAERTRLVGELLGAATEDEQRFLLGLITGEVRQGALDAVAVEGLAQATGAPPADVRRAVMLAGSLQSVAQALLADGPEALARFRLTVGRPVLPMLAHTASTVSEAVGKLGDCVVEEKLDGIRVQLHRDGDTVRAYTRTLDDITDRLPEVVAAARELRGERFILDGEVIAFDATGRPRSFQETAGRVGSRVDVATAAREVPVSPVFFDALSVDGRDLLDLPFTERHAELARLVPGPMRVRRALVSGLDDLPRAEEFLAETLERGHEGVVVKALDAAYGAGRRGASWLKVKPVHTLDLVVLAAEWGHGRRTGKLSNLHLGARTADGGFAMLGKTFKGMTDALLAWQTERLQELAVSTHPWGVTVRPELVVEIAYDGLQRSSRYPAGVTLRFARVLRYRDDKRPEEADTVESLLAAHPGVRP, from the coding sequence ATGCTGCTGACCCGTCTGGCCAACGTGTCCCAAGAGGTCGCCGCGACATCGGCACGGTCCCGGAAGATCGCTCTGCTCGCGGAGCTCTTCCGGGACGCCGAGGCGGACGACGTCCCCCTCGTCATCCCGTATCTGGCGGGACGGCTGCCCCAGGGGCGGCTCGGCGTGGGCTGGAAGGTGCTGAGCCGACCGGTGCCCCCGGCCGCCGAGCCCACCCTGACCGTGCGTGAGGTCGACGCCCGCCTCACCGCGCTCGGCAAGGTGTCCGGCGCCGGTTCGCAGGCCGAACGGACCCGCCTCGTCGGTGAGTTGTTGGGCGCGGCGACCGAGGACGAGCAGCGCTTCCTGCTCGGCCTCATCACCGGCGAGGTCCGCCAGGGCGCCCTGGACGCCGTGGCCGTGGAGGGGCTCGCGCAGGCCACCGGGGCGCCGCCCGCGGACGTACGCAGGGCGGTGATGCTCGCCGGTTCCCTGCAGAGCGTCGCGCAGGCGCTGCTCGCGGACGGCCCGGAGGCGCTGGCCCGCTTCCGGCTCACGGTCGGCCGGCCGGTGCTGCCGATGCTGGCGCACACCGCGTCCACGGTGTCCGAGGCGGTCGGCAAACTGGGCGACTGCGTGGTCGAGGAGAAGCTGGACGGCATCCGCGTCCAGCTGCACCGCGACGGCGACACCGTACGGGCGTACACCCGCACCCTGGACGACATCACCGACCGTCTCCCCGAAGTCGTCGCGGCGGCGCGGGAGTTGCGCGGTGAGCGGTTCATCCTGGACGGCGAGGTCATCGCGTTCGACGCCACCGGACGGCCCCGCTCCTTCCAGGAGACCGCCGGCCGCGTCGGGTCCCGGGTGGACGTGGCGACGGCCGCCCGGGAGGTCCCCGTCTCCCCCGTCTTCTTCGACGCCCTGTCCGTCGACGGCCGCGATCTGCTCGACCTGCCGTTCACCGAGCGGCACGCGGAGCTGGCCCGGCTGGTCCCGGGGCCGATGCGGGTGCGCCGCGCCCTGGTGTCCGGGCTCGACGACCTGCCGCGCGCCGAGGAGTTCCTCGCCGAGACCCTGGAGCGCGGCCACGAGGGCGTGGTCGTCAAGGCGCTGGACGCCGCCTACGGCGCGGGCCGGCGCGGCGCGTCCTGGCTGAAGGTGAAGCCCGTGCACACCCTGGACCTGGTGGTGCTGGCCGCCGAATGGGGGCACGGCCGCAGGACCGGCAAGCTGTCCAACCTCCACCTGGGGGCGCGCACGGCGGACGGCGGGTTCGCGATGCTCGGCAAGACGTTCAAGGGCATGACGGACGCGCTGCTGGCCTGGCAGACCGAACGGCTCCAGGAACTCGCCGTGAGCACACACCCCTGGGGGGTGACCGTGCGCCCCGAGCTGGTCGTCGAGATCGCGTACGACGGACTGCAGCGCTCCTCCCGCTACCCGGCCGGCGTGACGCTCCGCTTCGCGCGCGTACTGCGCTACCGCGACGACAAGCGCCCCGAGGAGGCGGACACCGTCGAGTCGCTGCTGGCCGCCCATCCGGGGGTACGGCCGTGA
- a CDS encoding sugar ABC transporter permease → MVKGTPTRTEDRTTGTAAPPAGDGHGSRGRAAGDAVKRWIAEGRRRLRAGEVGSLPVVVVLTIVWITFQSLNDNFLSPRNLSNLSVDIVGTGLIAVGIVFVLLLGELDLSVGAISGLAAAVFAVLNVQNGVPEWLALVIAVLAGTAAGAVQGYSFARTRVPAFVVTLAGLLTWNGLMLYILGTSGTINLDENGLVAKLTGYYFNQDAVAYAIAAVAVGLVLLVSWLDRRRRVAAGMPHRSLQVIVARAGGLAVIAFVSAYVLNRFQGLPLALLIFLVVVAGLDIVLRRTHYGRQVYALGGGVEAARRASLGVTRVQTAVLAVSGTMAAVGGLFLASRITSVSQSSGSGVLLLNAIAAAVIGGTSLFGGRGSTWSAVLGMLVIQSIASGMAITDTPAAIQFMITGGVLFAAVVIDALSRRSQETHGRA, encoded by the coding sequence GTGGTGAAAGGGACCCCCACGAGGACGGAGGACCGGACCACCGGGACCGCGGCTCCCCCCGCCGGGGACGGCCACGGCTCCCGGGGGCGGGCGGCGGGAGACGCCGTCAAGCGGTGGATCGCCGAGGGCCGGCGCAGGCTGCGGGCCGGTGAGGTCGGCTCGCTCCCGGTGGTGGTCGTGCTGACCATCGTCTGGATCACCTTCCAGTCCCTCAACGACAACTTCCTCTCCCCGCGGAACCTGTCCAACCTCAGCGTGGACATCGTGGGCACCGGCCTGATCGCCGTGGGCATCGTCTTCGTCCTGCTGCTCGGCGAGCTGGACCTGTCCGTCGGGGCGATCAGCGGGCTCGCGGCGGCCGTGTTCGCCGTGCTGAACGTGCAGAACGGCGTGCCCGAATGGCTGGCGCTCGTCATCGCCGTCCTGGCCGGGACCGCCGCGGGCGCCGTGCAGGGCTACAGCTTCGCGAGAACCCGGGTGCCGGCGTTCGTCGTCACCCTCGCCGGGCTGCTCACCTGGAACGGGCTGATGCTCTACATCCTGGGCACCAGCGGCACCATCAACCTCGACGAGAACGGCCTGGTGGCCAAGCTGACCGGCTACTACTTCAACCAGGACGCCGTCGCCTACGCCATCGCCGCCGTGGCGGTGGGCCTCGTCCTGCTGGTGTCGTGGCTGGACCGGCGGCGCCGGGTGGCCGCCGGGATGCCGCACCGGTCGCTCCAGGTGATCGTCGCGCGGGCCGGCGGGCTCGCGGTGATCGCCTTCGTCTCCGCCTATGTGCTCAACCGCTTCCAGGGGCTGCCGCTGGCGTTGCTGATCTTCCTCGTGGTGGTGGCCGGCCTCGACATCGTGCTGCGCCGCACGCACTACGGACGGCAGGTGTACGCCCTCGGCGGCGGGGTGGAGGCCGCGCGCCGGGCCAGCCTCGGGGTGACCCGGGTGCAGACGGCGGTCCTCGCGGTGTCCGGCACCATGGCCGCCGTCGGCGGTCTGTTCCTGGCCTCGCGCATCACCTCGGTCAGCCAGAGCTCGGGCTCGGGCGTCCTGCTGCTCAACGCGATCGCGGCGGCCGTGATCGGCGGGACCAGCCTGTTCGGCGGGCGGGGCTCCACCTGGTCGGCGGTGCTCGGCATGCTCGTCATCCAGTCGATCGCCTCGGGCATGGCCATCACGGACACCCCCGCGGCCATCCAGTTCATGATCACCGGAGGTGTGCTGTTCGCGGCGGTCGTCATCGACGCGCTGTCCCGCCGCTCGCAGGAAACCCACGGCCGCGCGTGA
- a CDS encoding acyl-CoA dehydrogenase family protein encodes MSTQPDLLYSEEEEALRAAVRDLLADHCDAPGVIARTESDAPHDIAAWKALAGTMGLAGLLIPEELGGQGATHREAAVVLEELGRAVAPVPYLTSAVVATEALLECGDDELLGRLASATTVAALALSLNTAAGGAYKAVRLEGGALHGELTGIADAVAADVLLVPADDGGLYAVDADAVTITPRPSLDLTRPVATVTLDGTPGRLLGDAEPAVRRALRAGAGLLASEQLGLAEWMLTETVRHLKERRQFNRPVGGFQALKHRLAQLWLEVVNLRAAARAAADALATGEDTDVTVAVAQSYAAPVAVRAAEEALQLHGGIGMTWEHPVHLYLKRAKADSLAYGTAGTHREALAELVDLRAP; translated from the coding sequence ATGAGCACACAGCCCGACCTGCTGTACTCCGAGGAGGAAGAGGCGCTGCGGGCCGCCGTGCGGGACCTGCTCGCCGACCACTGCGACGCCCCCGGCGTCATCGCCCGCACCGAGTCCGACGCGCCGCACGACATCGCGGCCTGGAAGGCGCTCGCCGGGACCATGGGGCTCGCCGGTCTGCTGATCCCCGAGGAACTGGGCGGACAGGGCGCCACGCACCGCGAGGCCGCCGTCGTCCTGGAGGAACTGGGGCGGGCCGTCGCCCCGGTGCCGTATCTGACCAGCGCCGTCGTGGCCACCGAGGCGCTGCTGGAGTGCGGGGACGACGAACTGCTCGGCCGGCTGGCGTCCGCGACGACCGTCGCCGCGCTCGCGCTCTCCCTGAACACCGCCGCGGGCGGCGCCTACAAGGCCGTACGCCTTGAAGGCGGCGCGCTGCACGGCGAGTTGACCGGCATCGCGGACGCCGTCGCCGCCGACGTCCTGCTGGTGCCGGCCGACGACGGCGGGCTGTACGCGGTCGACGCCGACGCCGTGACGATCACACCGCGCCCCTCCCTGGACCTGACCCGGCCCGTCGCCACGGTCACCCTGGACGGCACCCCCGGGCGGCTGCTCGGCGACGCCGAACCCGCCGTCCGGCGTGCCCTGCGCGCCGGCGCCGGACTGCTCGCCTCCGAGCAACTCGGCCTGGCCGAGTGGATGTTGACGGAGACCGTCCGCCATCTGAAGGAGCGCAGGCAGTTCAACCGCCCCGTCGGCGGTTTCCAGGCGCTCAAGCACCGGCTCGCCCAGCTGTGGCTGGAGGTCGTCAATCTGCGCGCCGCCGCCCGCGCGGCCGCCGACGCGCTGGCGACCGGCGAGGACACCGATGTGACGGTCGCCGTCGCCCAGTCCTACGCCGCCCCGGTGGCCGTCCGCGCCGCCGAGGAGGCCCTGCAGCTGCACGGCGGGATCGGTATGACCTGGGAGCACCCGGTCCACCTCTATCTGAAGCGGGCCAAGGCCGACTCCCTCGCCTACGGCACGGCGGGCACGCACCGGGAGGCGCTGGCCGAACTGGTCGACCTCCGCGCACCCTGA
- a CDS encoding NADPH:quinone oxidoreductase family protein — MQAWQVHENGEPSEVMRLADVGTPTPGDGQVLLKVRAANINFPDALMCRGQYQVRPPLPFTPGVEICGETEDGRRVLANPALPHGGFAEYAVADAAALLPAPDALDDAEAAALHIGYQTGWFGLHRRARLEAGETLLVHAAAGGVGSAAVQLGKAAGARVIGVVGGAAKAAVARELGCDVVVDRHTEDVIAAVKEATGGRGADVVYDPVGGAAYAQSAKVVAFEGRIVVLGFASGTVPSPALNHALVKNYSILGLHWGLYNTRNPKLVQHCHERLTELAAQGAVKPLVSERVPLGGAAAAVQRVADGVTTGRVAVVPGLTEGGAA; from the coding sequence ATGCAGGCATGGCAAGTGCACGAGAACGGCGAGCCGAGCGAGGTGATGCGGCTCGCGGACGTCGGGACGCCCACGCCCGGCGACGGCCAGGTCCTGCTCAAGGTGCGTGCCGCGAACATCAACTTCCCGGACGCGCTGATGTGCCGGGGTCAGTACCAGGTGCGGCCCCCGCTCCCCTTCACGCCCGGTGTGGAGATCTGCGGCGAGACCGAGGACGGCCGCCGCGTCCTCGCCAACCCCGCGCTGCCCCACGGCGGCTTCGCCGAGTACGCCGTCGCGGACGCCGCCGCCCTGCTGCCCGCGCCCGACGCCCTCGACGACGCCGAGGCCGCCGCCCTGCACATCGGCTACCAGACCGGCTGGTTCGGCCTGCACCGCCGCGCGCGCCTCGAAGCCGGCGAGACCCTGCTGGTCCACGCCGCCGCGGGCGGCGTCGGCAGCGCCGCCGTCCAGCTCGGCAAGGCGGCCGGCGCCCGTGTCATCGGTGTCGTGGGCGGCGCCGCCAAGGCGGCCGTGGCCCGGGAACTCGGCTGTGACGTGGTGGTCGACCGGCACACCGAGGACGTCATCGCCGCCGTCAAGGAGGCCACCGGCGGACGCGGCGCCGACGTCGTCTACGACCCTGTCGGCGGCGCGGCCTACGCGCAGTCCGCCAAGGTCGTCGCCTTCGAGGGCCGGATCGTCGTCCTGGGCTTCGCCAGCGGCACCGTCCCGAGCCCCGCCCTCAACCACGCCCTGGTGAAGAACTACTCGATCCTCGGCCTGCACTGGGGCCTGTACAACACCAGGAACCCCAAGCTGGTCCAGCACTGTCACGAGCGGCTCACCGAGCTGGCCGCTCAGGGCGCCGTCAAGCCGCTGGTGAGCGAGCGCGTCCCGCTGGGCGGGGCGGCGGCCGCCGTGCAGCGGGTCGCCGACGGTGTCACCACCGGCCGCGTCGCCGTGGTCCCGGGACTCACCGAAGGAGGAGCGGCATGA
- a CDS encoding NAD(P)/FAD-dependent oxidoreductase: protein MTETYEVIVIGGGAAGLSAALVLGRARRHTLVVDAGEPRNAPAAHMQGYLTRDGVPPAEFLAKGREEIARYGVELVRDRAVDVSRDGDTGDFTVELAGGRSVGARRLIVATGLKDEMPSVPGVAERFGTDVLHCPYCHGWEVRDRAFGVLATTPLSAHQAIMVSQWSKDVAFFLHEVAESDLTDDDVRRLAAAGVKVVPGRVAELTVEGDRLTGVRLADGTPHTREVLFVAPRPVPQTGLLEKLGAELHETPFGSYPVVDATGLTSVPGVWAAGNAMGFSEQVINAASAGYRAAATLNGELLFTDLDAGS, encoded by the coding sequence GTGACCGAGACATACGAAGTGATCGTGATCGGCGGGGGCGCGGCCGGGCTGTCCGCCGCGCTCGTCCTGGGCCGCGCCCGGCGCCACACCCTGGTCGTCGACGCCGGGGAGCCGCGCAACGCGCCCGCCGCCCATATGCAGGGCTATCTGACCCGGGACGGCGTGCCGCCCGCCGAGTTCCTGGCAAAGGGCCGGGAGGAGATCGCGCGGTACGGCGTGGAACTGGTCCGGGACCGGGCGGTGGACGTCTCCCGGGATGGGGACACCGGCGACTTCACGGTCGAGCTGGCGGGCGGCCGGAGCGTCGGCGCCCGGCGCCTGATCGTCGCCACCGGACTCAAGGACGAGATGCCGTCCGTCCCCGGCGTCGCCGAGCGCTTCGGCACGGACGTGCTGCACTGCCCGTACTGCCACGGCTGGGAGGTCCGCGACCGGGCCTTCGGCGTGCTGGCGACCACGCCGCTGAGCGCCCACCAGGCGATCATGGTGTCGCAGTGGTCGAAGGACGTGGCCTTCTTCCTGCACGAGGTCGCCGAGTCCGACCTCACGGACGACGACGTGCGCCGGCTCGCGGCGGCCGGTGTGAAGGTGGTCCCCGGCCGGGTGGCCGAACTGACGGTCGAGGGCGACCGGCTCACCGGCGTCCGCCTGGCCGACGGCACGCCGCACACACGCGAGGTGCTGTTCGTCGCCCCGCGCCCGGTCCCGCAGACCGGTCTGCTGGAGAAGCTCGGCGCCGAGCTCCACGAGACCCCGTTCGGCTCCTACCCCGTGGTCGACGCCACCGGCCTCACCTCGGTGCCGGGCGTCTGGGCGGCGGGCAACGCGATGGGCTTCTCCGAGCAGGTGATCAACGCGGCGTCGGCCGGCTACCGCGCCGCGGCCACCCTCAACGGCGAGCTCCTCTTCACAGACCTGGACGCCGGATCATAG
- a CDS encoding helix-turn-helix domain-containing protein, with product MSDDDVLAGVGPRLRRMRKEREVTLAALSEATGISVSTLSRLESGLRRPSLELLLPIARAHQVPLDELVGNPVVGDPRVRATEPIERYGRKHWPLTRQPGGLQAFKVLEPQRSCPPEPRTHEGYEWLYVLSGRLRLVLGDHDVVLTAGEAAEFDTRVPHWFGSTGEGPVEFLSLFGPQGERMHVRARPRQA from the coding sequence ATGAGTGACGACGATGTCCTTGCCGGTGTGGGACCCAGGTTGCGCCGGATGCGCAAGGAGCGCGAGGTGACGCTCGCCGCGCTGTCCGAGGCCACCGGCATCTCGGTGAGCACGCTCTCCCGGCTGGAGTCCGGCCTGCGCCGCCCCAGCCTGGAGCTGCTGCTGCCGATCGCCCGCGCCCACCAGGTGCCGCTGGACGAACTGGTCGGCAACCCGGTCGTCGGCGACCCGAGGGTGCGCGCGACCGAGCCCATCGAGCGCTACGGCCGCAAGCACTGGCCGCTCACCCGCCAGCCCGGCGGCCTGCAGGCGTTCAAGGTGCTCGAACCGCAGCGCAGCTGCCCCCCGGAGCCGCGCACCCACGAGGGCTACGAGTGGCTGTACGTCCTGTCCGGCCGGCTGCGGCTCGTGCTGGGCGACCACGACGTGGTGCTCACGGCCGGGGAGGCCGCCGAGTTCGACACCCGGGTCCCGCACTGGTTCGGCTCGACCGGGGAGGGGCCGGTGGAGTTCCTGAGTCTCTTCGGGCCGCAGGGCGAGCGGATGCACGTGAGGGCGCGGCCGCGGCAGGCGTGA
- a CDS encoding DUF779 domain-containing protein — MYEETPRVELTPAAADLLRRLHAVHGPLMFHQSGGCCDGSAPMCYPEGEFRTGGSDVLLAELDVEGVAEPVTFWMSRSQYEAWRHTRLIVDVVEGRGSGFSLEAPEGVRFLIRSRVVGAR; from the coding sequence ATGTATGAGGAGACCCCGCGCGTCGAACTCACACCCGCCGCCGCCGATCTGCTGCGGCGGCTGCACGCGGTCCACGGGCCGCTGATGTTCCACCAGTCCGGCGGCTGCTGCGACGGCAGCGCGCCCATGTGCTACCCGGAGGGCGAGTTCCGCACGGGCGGCTCCGACGTGCTCCTCGCCGAGCTCGACGTCGAGGGGGTGGCGGAGCCGGTCACGTTCTGGATGTCACGGAGCCAGTACGAGGCGTGGCGGCACACCCGGTTGATCGTCGACGTGGTCGAGGGGCGGGGCAGCGGCTTCTCCCTGGAGGCACCCGAGGGAGTGCGTTTCCTGATCCGTTCCCGCGTCGTCGGCGCTCGCTGA
- a CDS encoding phosphodiester glycosidase family protein has protein sequence MTLRRRRFGTARAALTLLTALGSLAGAALTGAAPAGAAQRGTTIAPGVVYDRFDIAAARGTAHAHVLTVDLRDRRVRLGLLHPGAVAARAAVSRQAAAQGAVAGVNGDFFNISETQHPGVQATGASVGPAIARGRAVKGAVPAGQRFGPALPPGTGTEDVFGVGADRRARLDRLRLTGSVRTPEGVLALRGLNQYALPVGSIGAFTPAWGSASRVRATCGTDTDRAAPCSTDTYEVTVRRGRVVSASDTPGSGPVTAGTTVLVGREEGARQLRKLFVGERVAVRHRLVAATSRVPYRFALGGYPVLAGGRPLPGLDDRTSAVRTAVGIADGGRRVVLLALDGAPQYRTGLTIAEVAGVMRALGSTAAFSLDGGGSSTLVAREPGASAVSVRNHPSDGTERPVANGIGVFSTS, from the coding sequence GTGACGCTTCGTCGGAGAAGATTCGGCACGGCCCGGGCGGCGCTCACGCTGCTCACGGCACTCGGCTCGCTGGCCGGCGCGGCCCTGACGGGGGCGGCACCGGCCGGCGCCGCGCAGCGGGGCACGACGATCGCGCCGGGCGTGGTCTACGACCGGTTCGACATCGCGGCGGCCAGGGGCACCGCGCACGCCCATGTCCTCACCGTCGACCTGCGCGACCGGCGGGTCCGGCTGGGCCTGCTGCACCCCGGCGCGGTGGCCGCCCGGGCGGCCGTCTCCCGGCAGGCGGCCGCGCAGGGCGCCGTCGCCGGGGTGAACGGCGACTTCTTCAACATCAGCGAGACGCAGCACCCCGGCGTCCAGGCGACCGGCGCGAGCGTGGGACCGGCGATCGCGCGGGGCCGGGCCGTGAAGGGCGCCGTGCCCGCAGGGCAGCGCTTCGGACCGGCGCTGCCGCCCGGCACCGGCACCGAGGACGTCTTCGGGGTGGGCGCCGACCGCCGGGCCCGGCTGGACCGGCTGCGGCTCACCGGGTCCGTACGCACCCCGGAGGGCGTGCTGGCGTTACGCGGTCTGAACCAGTACGCGCTGCCGGTCGGCTCGATCGGGGCGTTCACCCCGGCCTGGGGCAGCGCGTCGCGGGTGCGGGCCACGTGCGGCACGGACACCGACCGGGCGGCCCCGTGCAGCACGGACACCTACGAGGTCACGGTCCGTCGCGGCCGGGTCGTGTCGGCCTCGGACACCCCCGGCAGCGGCCCCGTCACCGCGGGCACGACCGTGCTCGTGGGGCGCGAGGAGGGGGCGCGGCAGCTGCGGAAGCTCTTCGTGGGCGAGCGGGTGGCGGTACGGCACCGGCTGGTGGCGGCGACGTCCCGGGTGCCGTACCGCTTCGCGCTCGGCGGGTATCCGGTGCTGGCCGGCGGACGGCCGCTGCCCGGCCTGGACGACCGGACGTCGGCGGTGCGCACCGCCGTCGGCATCGCGGACGGCGGCCGGCGCGTGGTGCTGCTCGCGCTGGACGGCGCGCCGCAGTACCGCACCGGCCTGACGATCGCGGAGGTGGCCGGGGTCATGCGGGCGCTGGGGTCGACGGCCGCCTTCAGCCTGGACGGCGGCGGTTCCTCGACGCTGGTCGCGCGTGAGCCGGGCGCATCGGCCGTCTCGGTGCGCAACCATCCGTCCGACGGCACGGAGCGCCCGGTCGCCAACGGCATCGGCGTGTTCTCGACGTCCTGA